Proteins from one Rosa chinensis cultivar Old Blush chromosome 7, RchiOBHm-V2, whole genome shotgun sequence genomic window:
- the LOC112176038 gene encoding crossover junction endonuclease EME1B isoform X2, whose translation MSEPIILSDEEDHIPPSILVHSVKKRRTGPGPNPNPTVLILDDDDLTPHQSTASTSTPYFESPSSDIEVVKCTRAPSGDLTRVHGSGHKSSGIDGLICLESDDDDSESGSGGKKEKENESITSSFGMVEDLDLSYRDVTMTCSLGHADVADITEEETKEAKRRKKMTKDERAQLMEEKKLKKLQEKMQREALKAEAADMKRIQKEKQRWEKGKFALKSIVAEIDCKVVELGSLGGNLLTRFAERGLSYRIKANPIERSIVWTMTVPEHFSQLFPEGIEIHYILLVYEAEEFCNLVIKDSLLEHIARVRSIYPSYTVCYLMNRSMAMYINNREQEAYKNQTNIGRTYPTAKEVELEFAKFTTNFFKVHSRQCRDEVELAEHVVGLTCSLSTCKFRKKLTRLDVNANGALITKDRIDRDLLKNNLWLRALVAIPKVQPRFAKAIWKKYPTMKSLLSVYMDPIISVHEKEFLLKDLTTEGLLGGDRKVGRYHG comes from the exons ATGTCGGAGCCAATCATCCTCTCCGACGAAGAAGACCACATTCCGCCCTCAATCCTCGTCCACTCCGTCAAGAAACGCCGAACCGGACCcggcccaaacccaaaccctacTGTTCTAATCCTCGACGACGATGACCTCACCCCACACCAGTCCACCGCCTCCACCTCCACGCCCTACTTTGAATCGCCGAGCTCCGACATCGAAGTTGTGAAATGCACCAGAGCCCCGTCCGGAGACCTAACTAGGGTTCATGGTTCAGGCCACAAGTCCTCTG GAATTGATGGGTTGATATGTTTGGAATCTGATGACGATGACTCTGAAAGCGGTTCTGGAGGGAAAAAGGAGAAGGAGAATGAATCCATCACTAGCAGTTTCGGCATGGTGGAGGACTTGGATTTGAGTTATAGAGATGTTACCATGACATGTTCTCTTG GACATGCTGATGTAGCAGATATTACGGAAGAGGAAACAAaagaagcaaagagaagaaaaaagatgacAAAAGATGAAAGGGCACAACTAATGGAAGAAAAGAAGCTGAAGAAGCTA CAAGAGAAGATGCAAAGAGAAGCTTTGAAAGCTGAAGCAGCAGATATGAAAAGGATacagaaagaaaagcaaaggtGGGAGAAAGGGAAATTTGCCTTAAAATCGATTGTGGCTGAGATTGATTGTAAAGTTGTGGAACTGGGGTCATTAGGAG GAAATTTGCTTACAAGGTTTGCTGAAAGAGGGCTATCATACCGTATAAAAGCAAATCCAATTGAAAGATCAATTGTCTGGACCATGACAGTTCCAGAACACTTTTCACAG CTTTTTCCTGAAGGAATAGAGATCCATTATATATTGCTTGTGTATGAGGCAGAAGAATTTTGTAACCTTGTCATCAAGGATTCTCTTCTGGAACATATTGCCAGGGTTCGAAGTATTTATCCGTCTTATACAGTTTGTTATCTCATGAATAGGTCTATGGCGATGTATATTAATAATAG GGAACAAGAAGCGTACAAGAACCAAACAAATATTGGACGGACATACCCAACTGCCAAGGAGGTTGAACTG GAGTTTGCAAAGTTTACCACCAATTTTTTCAAAGTACATTCCAGGCAGTGCAGAGATGAGGTTGAACTTGCTGAACATGTTGTTGGTTTGACATGCAGCCTGTCAACCTGCAAATTTAG AAAGAAGTTAACTAGACTGGATGTAAATGCTAATGGAGCCCTTATCACGAAGGACCGCATTGACCGCGATTTATTAAAGAACAACTTATG GTTAAGAGCTTTGGTAGCTATTCCGAAGGTACAACCGCGATTTGCAAAGGCTATATGGAAGAAGTACCCTACCATGAAATCTCTTTTGAGTGTTTACATGGACCCGATAATATCA GTTCATGAAAAGGAATTTCTGCTCAAGGATTTGACAACAGAAGGCTTACTAGGTGGTGACAGAAAAGTAG GTAGGTATCATGGCTAG
- the LOC112176038 gene encoding crossover junction endonuclease EME1B isoform X1 translates to MSEPIILSDEEDHIPPSILVHSVKKRRTGPGPNPNPTVLILDDDDLTPHQSTASTSTPYFESPSSDIEVVKCTRAPSGDLTRVHGSGHKSSGIDGLICLESDDDDSESGSGGKKEKENESITSSFGMVEDLDLSYRDVTMTCSLGHADVADITEEETKEAKRRKKMTKDERAQLMEEKKLKKLQEKMQREALKAEAADMKRIQKEKQRWEKGKFALKSIVAEIDCKVVELGSLGGNLLTRFAERGLSYRIKANPIERSIVWTMTVPEHFSQLFPEGIEIHYILLVYEAEEFCNLVIKDSLLEHIARVRSIYPSYTVCYLMNRSMAMYINNREQEAYKNQTNIGRTYPTAKEVELEFAKFTTNFFKVHSRQCRDEVELAEHVVGLTCSLSTCKFRKKLTRLDVNANGALITKDRIDRDLLKNNLWLRALVAIPKVQPRFAKAIWKKYPTMKSLLSVYMDPIISVHEKEFLLKDLTTEGLLGGDRKVGEVCSKRVYRVLMAQHGCVTTDDIEDGANFFGS, encoded by the exons ATGTCGGAGCCAATCATCCTCTCCGACGAAGAAGACCACATTCCGCCCTCAATCCTCGTCCACTCCGTCAAGAAACGCCGAACCGGACCcggcccaaacccaaaccctacTGTTCTAATCCTCGACGACGATGACCTCACCCCACACCAGTCCACCGCCTCCACCTCCACGCCCTACTTTGAATCGCCGAGCTCCGACATCGAAGTTGTGAAATGCACCAGAGCCCCGTCCGGAGACCTAACTAGGGTTCATGGTTCAGGCCACAAGTCCTCTG GAATTGATGGGTTGATATGTTTGGAATCTGATGACGATGACTCTGAAAGCGGTTCTGGAGGGAAAAAGGAGAAGGAGAATGAATCCATCACTAGCAGTTTCGGCATGGTGGAGGACTTGGATTTGAGTTATAGAGATGTTACCATGACATGTTCTCTTG GACATGCTGATGTAGCAGATATTACGGAAGAGGAAACAAaagaagcaaagagaagaaaaaagatgacAAAAGATGAAAGGGCACAACTAATGGAAGAAAAGAAGCTGAAGAAGCTA CAAGAGAAGATGCAAAGAGAAGCTTTGAAAGCTGAAGCAGCAGATATGAAAAGGATacagaaagaaaagcaaaggtGGGAGAAAGGGAAATTTGCCTTAAAATCGATTGTGGCTGAGATTGATTGTAAAGTTGTGGAACTGGGGTCATTAGGAG GAAATTTGCTTACAAGGTTTGCTGAAAGAGGGCTATCATACCGTATAAAAGCAAATCCAATTGAAAGATCAATTGTCTGGACCATGACAGTTCCAGAACACTTTTCACAG CTTTTTCCTGAAGGAATAGAGATCCATTATATATTGCTTGTGTATGAGGCAGAAGAATTTTGTAACCTTGTCATCAAGGATTCTCTTCTGGAACATATTGCCAGGGTTCGAAGTATTTATCCGTCTTATACAGTTTGTTATCTCATGAATAGGTCTATGGCGATGTATATTAATAATAG GGAACAAGAAGCGTACAAGAACCAAACAAATATTGGACGGACATACCCAACTGCCAAGGAGGTTGAACTG GAGTTTGCAAAGTTTACCACCAATTTTTTCAAAGTACATTCCAGGCAGTGCAGAGATGAGGTTGAACTTGCTGAACATGTTGTTGGTTTGACATGCAGCCTGTCAACCTGCAAATTTAG AAAGAAGTTAACTAGACTGGATGTAAATGCTAATGGAGCCCTTATCACGAAGGACCGCATTGACCGCGATTTATTAAAGAACAACTTATG GTTAAGAGCTTTGGTAGCTATTCCGAAGGTACAACCGCGATTTGCAAAGGCTATATGGAAGAAGTACCCTACCATGAAATCTCTTTTGAGTGTTTACATGGACCCGATAATATCA GTTCATGAAAAGGAATTTCTGCTCAAGGATTTGACAACAGAAGGCTTACTAGGTGGTGACAGAAAAGTAGGTGAGGTTTGTTCTAAGAGAGTTTATAGGGTTCTTATGGCACAACATGGATGCGTCACAACTGATGATATTGAGGATGGTGCTAATTTCTTCGGGAGCTGA